Proteins co-encoded in one Acidobacteriota bacterium genomic window:
- a CDS encoding uroporphyrinogen-III synthase produces the protein MSEMLSLAGKRILITRTRQQASGLAAQLEAIGAHPIVIPTIEIAPPQSYAVLDDAIQRLDTFDWLLFTSANAVEVFARRSELADLTLASPRKPIVAVIGPATARAVEKIGLAVAIIPPRFVAESLAEALSQQVAGCRVLLVRAEEARDILPEALTHAGATVTIAPAYRNLIPDSSIGELQVLFADSSVYPDAITFTSASTARNLAALLQHASVSLPANIVLASIGPITSEAMREAGYMPAVEANESTIPALIQALSDHFDRKT, from the coding sequence ATGTCGGAGATGCTCTCTCTTGCCGGCAAGCGCATTCTGATTACTCGAACGAGGCAACAGGCGTCGGGCCTTGCTGCGCAACTTGAGGCCATTGGAGCGCACCCTATTGTGATTCCCACGATTGAGATCGCTCCGCCACAGAGCTACGCTGTGCTCGACGATGCCATCCAGCGGCTCGACACCTTCGATTGGCTTCTTTTTACCAGTGCCAACGCCGTCGAAGTATTTGCGCGGCGAAGTGAGCTGGCCGATTTGACGCTGGCCTCGCCACGTAAGCCGATAGTGGCAGTAATCGGCCCTGCAACAGCCAGAGCGGTGGAGAAGATTGGCCTGGCCGTTGCAATAATTCCCCCGCGTTTTGTCGCGGAATCCCTGGCGGAAGCACTCAGCCAGCAAGTTGCTGGGTGCCGCGTTCTTCTTGTCCGTGCAGAGGAGGCCCGCGACATTCTTCCTGAAGCCCTCACACATGCTGGAGCGACAGTGACCATCGCACCGGCCTATCGCAACCTGATTCCGGATAGCTCGATCGGCGAACTTCAGGTATTGTTTGCGGATTCCTCGGTCTATCCGGACGCAATCACCTTTACCAGCGCATCAACCGCACGGAACCTCGCGGCACTCCTTCAGCACGCGAGCGTTTCTCTGCCTGCGAATATCGTGCTCGCTTCCATTGGCCCCATTACCTCTGAAGCCATGCGCGAAGCAGGTTACATGCCTGCGGTTGAAGCGAACGAGTCAACGATCCCAGCCCTGATTCAAGCGCTGAGCGATCACTTTGACCGAAAGACGTAA
- the ccsA gene encoding cytochrome c biogenesis protein CcsA, whose protein sequence is MSLLWLRVAVLLYGVAALAVLPAALYDRPRWRHVAVPATVAALLFHFVSLAEMLNAAHHRLPVDTHETQALLGLLLAAAFLIVYWRYRTVSLGIFVLPICFLLGLIPAFKPGQESMPFPQFHTGWIFLHITLLLAAYAALLLSLLASVLYLIQERNLKSKHSTVKAAWLPPLETTDQIALKSLLFGLPCMTAGLLIGSLIAQQTIGPSYFLDTKVLLSFAMWLAYVGMIYIRRHSGLRGRRAIYLSAFVFLVVLAVWSANQFSVVHRFTTP, encoded by the coding sequence ATGTCGCTCCTCTGGCTTAGAGTCGCAGTTCTGCTTTACGGCGTCGCCGCCCTCGCGGTGCTGCCGGCCGCGCTCTACGACAGGCCGCGCTGGCGGCATGTGGCTGTGCCTGCGACCGTTGCGGCGCTGCTGTTTCACTTCGTCTCGCTGGCCGAGATGCTCAATGCGGCGCATCATCGCCTTCCGGTCGATACGCATGAGACGCAGGCTCTGCTCGGCCTGCTGCTCGCAGCCGCGTTTCTTATCGTCTACTGGCGTTATCGCACGGTCTCTCTGGGCATCTTCGTGCTTCCGATCTGCTTTCTTCTCGGCCTGATTCCGGCGTTCAAGCCTGGGCAGGAGAGTATGCCGTTTCCGCAGTTTCACACGGGCTGGATCTTCCTGCACATCACGCTCCTGCTGGCTGCCTATGCGGCGCTGCTGCTGTCGCTGCTGGCGTCGGTCCTCTACCTGATCCAGGAGCGCAATCTCAAATCCAAGCACAGCACGGTAAAGGCCGCGTGGCTTCCGCCGCTTGAGACAACCGACCAGATCGCACTGAAATCGTTACTCTTTGGGTTGCCGTGTATGACGGCGGGGCTGCTGATCGGTTCGCTGATCGCGCAGCAGACCATCGGTCCCAGCTACTTTCTCGACACCAAGGTGCTGCTCTCGTTTGCGATGTGGCTGGCCTATGTGGGGATGATCTACATACGGCGTCACTCAGGCCTGCGGGGACGCCGCGCCATCTATCTTTCGGCGTTTGTCTTTCTCGTGGTTCTGGCGGTGTGGTCGGCCAACCAGTTTTCAGTGGTCCACAGGTTTACGACGCCATGA
- a CDS encoding DedA family protein → MSEKIIAAVASFIIAVISAGGYVGVALLMGIESACIPLPSEIIMPFAGYLVHTGQLKLFWVATAGAIGCNLGSIPAYWLGAWGGRPAVERFGKYVLLSRHDLERVEHFFHRFGGITVLLGRLLPVVRTFIALPAGIAKMSQTRFHVYTFVGSWPWCYALAYVGMKLGDRWETDPRFKEVFHRFHLGVEAALLVAIVFFVYTHWKNRIRAEEA, encoded by the coding sequence ATGTCCGAAAAGATCATCGCAGCCGTTGCCAGCTTCATCATCGCCGTCATCTCCGCCGGAGGATACGTCGGCGTCGCTCTCTTGATGGGCATCGAGTCCGCCTGCATCCCGTTGCCGTCGGAGATCATCATGCCCTTCGCAGGCTATCTGGTGCATACCGGACAGCTAAAGCTCTTCTGGGTTGCGACCGCCGGGGCCATCGGATGCAACCTCGGCTCGATCCCGGCGTACTGGCTGGGTGCCTGGGGAGGCCGTCCCGCCGTCGAACGCTTCGGTAAATATGTGTTGCTTAGCCGCCACGACCTGGAGCGCGTCGAGCACTTCTTTCATCGCTTCGGCGGAATCACCGTTCTTCTAGGCCGCCTTCTCCCTGTTGTCCGCACCTTCATCGCTCTGCCTGCGGGCATTGCGAAGATGTCGCAGACGCGCTTCCACGTCTACACGTTTGTGGGTTCGTGGCCGTGGTGCTACGCGCTTGCTTACGTTGGCATGAAGCTCGGCGATCGCTGGGAGACGGATCCGCGATTCAAGGAAGTCTTCCATCGCTTCCACCTCGGCGTGGAAGCCGCTCTCCTTGTTGCGATCGTCTTCTTCGTCTACACGCACTGGAAGAATCGCATTCGCGCCGAAGAGGCATAG
- a CDS encoding chlorite dismutase family protein translates to MSESTTAPATGTSAPTAAVAAPAAASGRPASSYGAQPHDPSKPPVKRQIVCFSFYKIMPEWRRLPAAERTAHKAAFAEVLAKWNKPGEFLSLTYSTVGTRGDVDMCVWSIGYAVEELNRMRSELLSSPLGGYLTTPHNFLAMTKRSQYQIDRPDESEGEGRGAIRPGGQKYIFIYPFWKTRPWYLLPLDERKRLMDEHIRVGLSYPRVKLNTTYSFGIDDQEFVVAFETNFPEDFLDLVQQLRETEISMYTLQDTPIFSCVRVPAEEMLNRLG, encoded by the coding sequence ATGTCAGAGTCAACGACCGCCCCGGCTACAGGAACCAGTGCACCAACCGCTGCTGTTGCGGCTCCCGCCGCAGCATCCGGCAGGCCAGCCTCAAGCTATGGAGCGCAGCCGCACGATCCCTCCAAGCCGCCCGTGAAACGCCAGATCGTCTGCTTCAGCTTCTACAAGATCATGCCGGAGTGGCGCCGCCTGCCCGCAGCGGAACGTACAGCGCATAAGGCAGCCTTTGCCGAGGTGCTGGCGAAGTGGAACAAACCGGGCGAGTTTTTGTCGTTGACGTATTCGACCGTTGGAACACGCGGCGACGTGGATATGTGCGTCTGGTCCATTGGTTATGCGGTCGAAGAACTGAACCGCATGCGCAGTGAATTGCTCTCATCGCCACTCGGCGGATATCTGACGACGCCACATAACTTCCTCGCTATGACGAAGCGCTCGCAGTATCAGATCGACCGGCCCGACGAGAGCGAAGGCGAGGGACGCGGCGCGATTCGCCCCGGCGGGCAGAAGTACATCTTCATCTATCCGTTCTGGAAGACGCGGCCGTGGTATCTTCTCCCGCTCGATGAGCGCAAGCGCCTGATGGATGAGCATATCCGTGTGGGGCTGAGCTATCCCCGCGTGAAACTCAACACGACGTATTCGTTCGGCATCGACGATCAGGAGTTTGTTGTCGCATTTGAGACGAACTTTCCCGAGGACTTCCTCGATCTCGTCCAGCAACTTCGCGAGACGGAGATCAGCATGTACACACTACAGGACACCCCGATCTTCAGTTGCGTTCGTGTTCCTGCGGAAGAGATGTTGAACCGTCTGGGGTAA
- the hemC gene encoding hydroxymethylbilane synthase produces MTQPIRIGSRGSQLALWQANHVLDALRAAGHAAEIEVIRTTGDRLQQPGFVMPPNVDGKGIFIKEIEEALADGRIDLAVHSLKDLPTRIEPRFTLAAIPKRADARDVWVCEPYWALHTLPLHGRVGTTSPRRKAQLLALRPDIEFVEIRGNIDTRLKKLAAGACDALVLAAAGLDRLGRAEWAHQRFSPDEICPAPGQGALAIETRSATHPIDAARDRSIRQAVAPLDHLETRFCVEAERIVLDALGGGCSLPVGAHCVPEYERWRMFAQVVAPDGDTMIQLDTEFPLSTDAETLGRAVAEELKSRGALELLSPTAI; encoded by the coding sequence ATGACACAACCCATCCGCATCGGTTCGCGCGGCTCGCAGCTGGCGCTCTGGCAGGCCAATCACGTGCTTGATGCTTTGCGTGCCGCCGGGCACGCCGCCGAGATTGAGGTGATCCGCACTACTGGCGACCGCCTGCAGCAGCCGGGCTTCGTGATGCCGCCGAACGTGGACGGCAAAGGCATCTTTATTAAGGAGATTGAGGAGGCGCTCGCCGACGGCCGCATCGACCTGGCGGTGCACTCGCTCAAGGACCTGCCCACACGGATCGAGCCGAGGTTTACTCTTGCCGCCATTCCCAAGCGAGCCGATGCGCGCGATGTGTGGGTCTGCGAGCCTTATTGGGCGCTCCACACGCTGCCGTTGCATGGCAGGGTCGGCACAACGAGCCCTCGGCGCAAGGCGCAGCTTCTCGCTTTGCGGCCGGACATTGAGTTCGTCGAGATCCGCGGCAATATCGATACGCGCCTGAAGAAGCTTGCCGCCGGAGCATGTGACGCGCTTGTGCTTGCGGCTGCCGGCTTGGATCGTCTGGGTCGTGCGGAGTGGGCTCACCAGCGCTTTTCGCCGGACGAGATTTGCCCGGCGCCTGGCCAGGGGGCGCTCGCCATCGAGACCCGCAGCGCCACGCACCCGATCGACGCTGCTCGTGATCGCTCGATTCGCCAGGCCGTCGCGCCGCTCGACCATCTCGAGACTCGCTTCTGCGTGGAGGCAGAGCGTATCGTACTGGATGCGCTCGGAGGAGGATGTTCGCTGCCGGTGGGAGCCCACTGTGTGCCGGAGTACGAGAGGTGGCGTATGTTTGCGCAGGTTGTTGCGCCCGACGGCGACACGATGATTCAGCTTGATACTGAGTTTCCGCTATCGACTGACGCCGAGACGCTGGGCCGTGCGGTTGCCGAAGAACTCAAATCCCGGGGAGCGCTCGAGTTGCTCTCCCCAACAGCCATCTAA
- a CDS encoding inositol-3-phosphate synthase: MSNTPAAPNEAASSIKPAQGKLGVMIPGMGAVATTLIAGVEAVRRGFAKPIGSTSQMGTIRLGKRTEGRSPLIKDFVPLASLDDLVFTGWDIFGGNLYDAAKTAQVLDNDQLQQMRPFLESIEPLPAAFNQHYVKRLEGKKTKTGKNKCDLANQIRNDIAEFKTKTDRQVMIWCGSTEIYMEQAPVHQTLAAFEKGLVEDDPSITPSMLYAWAALKEGIPFANGAPNLTVDIPALQELSKKMNAPICGKDFKTGQTFIKTVLAPAFKVRNIGVSGWYSTNILGNRDGEVLDDPDSFKTKEVSKLGVLEHIFQPELHPELYKDLYHKVRINYYPPRGDNKEGWDNIDIFGWLGYPMQLKVDFLCRDSILAAPLALDLVLFMDLAARTPSLRGLGIQEWLSFYFKDPDSAPGVYPEHDLFIQNMKLKNTLRHIMGEDLITHLGLDYYGE, from the coding sequence ATGTCCAACACGCCTGCCGCGCCCAATGAAGCGGCATCCAGCATCAAGCCAGCTCAAGGAAAACTAGGTGTCATGATCCCCGGGATGGGAGCCGTTGCTACGACTCTGATCGCCGGTGTGGAGGCCGTGCGTCGCGGCTTCGCCAAACCTATCGGTTCCACCTCGCAGATGGGAACAATCCGTCTCGGCAAGCGCACAGAGGGACGTTCGCCGCTCATCAAGGACTTCGTCCCGCTTGCCTCGCTCGACGATCTCGTCTTCACCGGGTGGGACATCTTCGGCGGCAACCTCTACGACGCGGCAAAGACCGCGCAGGTGCTCGACAACGATCAGCTCCAGCAGATGCGTCCCTTCCTCGAGTCCATCGAGCCTCTTCCGGCCGCATTCAATCAGCACTACGTCAAGCGTCTGGAAGGCAAGAAGACCAAGACCGGCAAGAACAAGTGCGATCTCGCCAACCAGATCCGCAACGACATTGCCGAGTTCAAGACGAAGACCGATCGCCAGGTGATGATCTGGTGCGGCTCCACCGAGATTTATATGGAGCAGGCGCCCGTGCATCAGACACTGGCTGCCTTTGAGAAGGGCCTCGTCGAAGACGATCCTTCGATTACGCCCTCGATGCTCTATGCGTGGGCCGCGCTGAAGGAGGGCATCCCCTTCGCGAACGGCGCGCCAAATCTCACCGTCGACATCCCCGCGCTACAGGAGCTGTCGAAGAAGATGAACGCTCCCATCTGCGGAAAGGACTTCAAGACCGGGCAGACCTTCATCAAGACCGTACTTGCGCCGGCGTTCAAGGTTCGCAACATCGGCGTCTCCGGCTGGTACTCCACCAACATTCTCGGCAACCGCGACGGCGAGGTTCTCGACGACCCGGACTCCTTCAAGACCAAGGAGGTCTCGAAGCTCGGGGTGCTCGAACACATCTTCCAGCCCGAGCTGCATCCCGAGCTTTACAAGGACCTCTACCACAAGGTCCGCATCAACTACTACCCGCCGCGCGGCGACAACAAGGAGGGTTGGGACAACATCGACATCTTCGGGTGGCTTGGCTATCCGATGCAGCTCAAGGTCGACTTCCTCTGCCGCGACTCCATCCTGGCTGCGCCGCTCGCGCTCGACCTCGTCCTCTTTATGGACCTCGCCGCGCGGACGCCTTCGCTACGTGGTCTGGGCATCCAGGAGTGGCTCAGCTTTTACTTCAAGGACCCGGATTCCGCGCCCGGCGTCTATCCTGAGCATGATCTCTTCATTCAGAACATGAAGCTCAAGAACACGCTTCGTCACATCATGGGCGAAGACCTCATTACGCACCTCGGACTTGATTACTACGGCGAGTAG
- a CDS encoding glutamyl-tRNA reductase codes for MSQNLNLVLLGINHNTAPIEVRERLAIPAGRLAEATRTLAHQPGILEGLILSTCNRVELLTLQEDGPTTHADLLRFLHEYFAVAPASLAPHLYEYREREAVRHLFRVASSLDSMVVGEPQILGQVKESYTVAREVGAISSSLDSLIQRAFTVAKKVRSETQIGSSSVSIASVAVDLARKIFGSLDGKTVLLVGAGKMSELAARHLMQQGASKILVANRTLERAEKIAALFHGQAIPFEALYDQAARADIVITSTGAPQNIFTRSHGQHFLHSRRNRPMFFIDIAVPRDVDPAMNEVEGCFVYDIDDLQQVAAANLADRSREAAAAETIVTREVEKYQQRMQSLDAAPAIRNLQDHAEGLRQAELRRSAGKLAGLTEEQQAAVDALTRSLINKFLHAPMTALREAARDGDARTLQELETLYTSQPRNKSGQSNRE; via the coding sequence ATGAGCCAGAACCTCAATCTTGTGCTCCTCGGCATCAATCACAATACCGCGCCAATCGAAGTTCGCGAGCGCCTTGCGATCCCTGCCGGCCGCCTGGCGGAAGCGACGCGCACTCTGGCGCATCAACCGGGGATACTTGAAGGCCTGATCCTTTCGACCTGCAATCGAGTGGAGCTGCTGACGCTGCAGGAGGACGGCCCGACGACCCATGCCGACCTGCTTCGCTTTCTGCACGAGTACTTTGCCGTTGCTCCCGCGTCCCTTGCGCCACATCTGTACGAGTACCGCGAGCGCGAGGCTGTGCGCCACCTCTTCCGCGTTGCCAGTTCGCTCGATTCGATGGTCGTGGGCGAGCCGCAGATCCTCGGCCAGGTGAAGGAGTCGTACACGGTTGCGCGCGAGGTTGGGGCCATCTCCAGTTCGCTCGATTCACTCATCCAGCGAGCGTTCACCGTGGCGAAGAAGGTGCGCTCGGAGACCCAGATCGGTTCCAGTTCCGTATCGATTGCGTCGGTCGCCGTCGATCTCGCACGAAAGATATTCGGTTCACTCGACGGCAAGACGGTGCTGCTGGTGGGAGCTGGCAAGATGTCGGAGCTGGCGGCCCGCCACCTGATGCAGCAGGGGGCGTCGAAGATCCTGGTGGCCAACCGTACTCTCGAGCGCGCAGAGAAGATCGCGGCGCTGTTTCATGGCCAGGCGATCCCCTTTGAGGCCTTGTACGATCAGGCGGCGCGAGCGGACATCGTCATCACATCGACGGGAGCGCCCCAGAATATCTTCACCCGCTCTCATGGGCAGCATTTTCTGCATAGCCGGCGCAATCGGCCCATGTTCTTCATCGACATTGCCGTTCCGCGCGATGTCGATCCCGCCATGAACGAGGTAGAGGGTTGCTTCGTCTACGACATCGATGATCTGCAGCAGGTTGCCGCGGCGAACCTCGCCGATCGCAGCCGCGAGGCGGCGGCGGCCGAGACGATCGTGACGCGCGAGGTGGAGAAGTACCAGCAGCGGATGCAGTCACTCGATGCGGCCCCAGCCATACGCAACCTGCAGGATCATGCCGAAGGGCTTCGCCAGGCTGAATTGCGCCGCAGTGCCGGCAAGCTGGCCGGGCTTACGGAGGAGCAGCAGGCGGCAGTCGACGCACTGACGCGCTCGCTAATCAACAAATTTCTCCACGCTCCGATGACGGCGCTGCGCGAGGCCGCGCGCGATGGCGACGCGCGGACGCTCCAGGAGTTGGAGACGCTTTATACGAGCCAGCCGCGCAACAAGTCCGGTCAATCGAACAGAGAGTGA
- the nth gene encoding endonuclease III yields the protein MALKAAGKKSVNKKTNPLAPARIAAILDILAQTYPGVVCALNHRNAWELTVATILSAQCTDVRVNLVTPALFKAFPTPKAMAAASLPEIEELIRTTGFFRNKAKSIQGASRIVTEEFGGKIPQTMEEILQLPGVARKTANVVLGSWYGIAAGVVVDTHVMRISRRLELTKQTTPEKIERDLMKIIPQNKWINFSHELIHHGRQVCVARKPRCIDCTLEKLCHSKDKTWSSAS from the coding sequence ATGGCACTGAAAGCCGCCGGCAAAAAGTCCGTAAACAAGAAGACAAACCCGCTTGCTCCTGCGCGTATCGCCGCCATCCTGGACATACTCGCGCAGACGTACCCGGGGGTCGTCTGCGCCCTGAATCACCGCAATGCCTGGGAGCTTACCGTTGCGACGATCCTCTCCGCGCAATGCACCGATGTGCGCGTGAACCTGGTGACCCCTGCGCTGTTCAAGGCTTTTCCTACACCGAAGGCAATGGCCGCGGCATCTCTGCCTGAGATCGAGGAGTTGATCCGCACGACAGGGTTCTTTCGCAATAAAGCGAAGTCAATCCAGGGTGCCTCGCGCATCGTAACCGAAGAGTTCGGAGGAAAGATTCCGCAGACGATGGAAGAGATCCTTCAGCTCCCCGGTGTTGCCCGCAAGACTGCGAATGTCGTCCTGGGATCGTGGTACGGGATCGCTGCAGGTGTTGTCGTCGACACGCACGTCATGCGGATATCGCGCAGGCTCGAATTGACGAAACAGACAACCCCGGAAAAGATTGAGCGCGATCTTATGAAGATCATCCCGCAAAACAAGTGGATCAATTTCTCACACGAGTTGATTCATCATGGCCGGCAGGTGTGCGTGGCGCGAAAGCCCCGCTGTATCGATTGCACGTTGGAGAAACTGTGCCATTCGAAGGATAAGACCTGGAGTTCAGCTTCGTGA
- a CDS encoding arginine decarboxylase — translation MNEGRWVLLIASEVGGTDSVSDRAMERLVEAIREEGYDVVRTSTPEDGLSLVTSDPSYSAILLDWDLEGESQFDERAALKILRAVRHRNKKIPIFLIADRTLVSELPLEVVKQVHEYIHLFGDTPAFIANRVDFAVERYHEQLLPPYFRELKKYTDQGAYSWDAPGHMGGVAYLKHPVGMEFQRFFGENLLRSDLGISTAQLGSWLDHLGPPGESERNAARIFGADWTFYVLGGSSTSNQIIGHGVIAQDDIVLADANCHKSICHSLTVTGARPVYMKPTRNGYGMIGLVPLKRFSPEFIRGLIDKSPLTTGVPNQNPTYAVVTNSTYDGLCYDVNRVVEELSKSVPRVHFDEAWYAYAKFHKIYRGRFAMDVPDDMPERPTIFSVQSTHKMLAAFSMGSMVHIKLSPRAPLEFDQFNESFMMHGTTSPFYPLIASLDVAAAMMDEPAGPTLMYETIQDAISFRKAMSSVAHRLRLAENGEGWFFRLFQPDQVSDPSTGEKYVFEETPDEILGSEPACWTLKPGEDWHGFQDEDIADGYAMLDPTKVTILMPGVNAQGNVSDWGIPAAILTEFLDSRRVEIARTGDYTVLVLFSVGTSKGKWGSLLENLFEFKRLYDSEAPLEEALPELVAKYPARYRNATLKELSDEMHAAMIELNLPTLVGDACDEDFDPVLTPAQTYQKLLRSETEKIRFTQMPGRIGAVMLVPYPPGIPMCMPGERLGGPESPVIRLILATEAFGKRFPGFEREVHGIEVDGEGNYWMRAVVETPGQHVTGNGKSHPPSAAPPVKKTRRSQPRRTQE, via the coding sequence ATGAACGAAGGTCGCTGGGTCCTATTGATTGCGAGTGAAGTGGGTGGAACGGATTCGGTCTCGGATCGTGCCATGGAGCGCCTGGTGGAAGCCATCCGCGAAGAAGGCTATGACGTCGTCCGGACGTCCACTCCCGAGGATGGTCTGTCGCTTGTCACCTCCGACCCCTCGTACTCCGCGATTCTGTTGGACTGGGACCTCGAAGGGGAGAGTCAGTTCGACGAGCGCGCCGCGCTGAAGATTCTTCGCGCCGTCCGTCACCGCAACAAGAAGATTCCGATCTTTCTTATCGCCGACCGCACGCTCGTCTCTGAGCTTCCGCTCGAAGTCGTCAAGCAGGTGCATGAATACATCCACCTCTTCGGAGACACGCCTGCCTTCATCGCCAATCGTGTGGACTTTGCCGTGGAGCGCTATCACGAACAGCTTCTTCCGCCGTACTTTCGCGAATTGAAGAAGTACACCGACCAGGGAGCATACTCGTGGGATGCGCCGGGCCACATGGGCGGCGTTGCTTATCTGAAGCATCCGGTTGGAATGGAGTTCCAGCGGTTCTTCGGGGAGAACCTGCTACGATCGGACCTTGGCATCTCGACCGCACAGCTAGGGTCGTGGCTCGATCATCTGGGGCCTCCAGGGGAGTCCGAGCGAAACGCCGCGCGCATCTTCGGCGCCGACTGGACGTTCTATGTCCTCGGCGGTTCGTCGACCTCGAACCAGATTATCGGCCACGGTGTGATCGCGCAGGACGACATCGTTCTCGCGGACGCGAATTGTCACAAGTCCATCTGTCACTCGCTTACCGTCACTGGTGCGCGGCCGGTTTACATGAAGCCGACGCGCAACGGCTACGGCATGATCGGTCTCGTGCCCCTCAAGCGCTTCAGCCCGGAGTTTATCCGTGGACTAATCGACAAGAGTCCTCTGACTACGGGCGTTCCGAATCAGAATCCTACGTATGCCGTTGTGACCAACTCCACGTATGACGGACTCTGTTATGACGTCAATCGCGTGGTTGAAGAGCTGTCGAAGTCGGTTCCGCGTGTTCATTTCGACGAGGCGTGGTACGCCTACGCCAAGTTCCACAAGATCTATCGCGGCCGCTTCGCCATGGATGTTCCGGACGATATGCCGGAGCGTCCGACGATCTTCTCCGTGCAGTCGACGCACAAGATGCTGGCGGCGTTCTCCATGGGATCGATGGTACATATCAAGCTCAGCCCGCGCGCACCCCTGGAGTTCGACCAGTTCAATGAATCGTTCATGATGCACGGGACGACGTCGCCGTTCTATCCGCTGATCGCTTCGCTCGACGTCGCCGCTGCGATGATGGACGAGCCTGCCGGCCCGACACTGATGTACGAGACGATCCAGGATGCCATCAGCTTCCGCAAGGCGATGTCTTCGGTGGCCCACCGTCTTCGCCTGGCCGAGAATGGGGAAGGCTGGTTCTTCCGCCTCTTTCAGCCCGACCAGGTCAGCGATCCCTCGACCGGAGAGAAGTATGTCTTCGAAGAGACGCCGGACGAGATTCTCGGCTCGGAGCCCGCCTGCTGGACGCTCAAACCGGGCGAAGACTGGCACGGCTTCCAGGACGAGGACATCGCCGACGGCTATGCAATGCTCGACCCCACCAAGGTCACGATTCTTATGCCCGGAGTCAATGCACAGGGCAACGTCAGCGACTGGGGAATACCGGCGGCCATCCTGACGGAGTTCCTCGACTCCCGCCGCGTGGAGATTGCGCGCACAGGCGACTATACCGTGCTCGTTCTCTTCTCCGTTGGAACTTCAAAGGGGAAGTGGGGTTCATTGCTCGAGAACCTGTTCGAGTTCAAGCGGCTCTATGACAGTGAGGCCCCGCTGGAAGAGGCGTTGCCTGAGCTGGTGGCGAAGTATCCCGCACGTTACCGGAACGCTACGCTTAAGGAACTCTCCGACGAGATGCACGCGGCGATGATCGAGCTGAACCTGCCCACGCTTGTGGGCGATGCGTGCGATGAAGACTTCGACCCTGTGTTGACGCCAGCTCAGACCTACCAGAAGCTGCTTCGCAGCGAGACGGAGAAGATTCGCTTCACCCAGATGCCCGGACGTATCGGCGCCGTGATGCTCGTGCCTTATCCCCCCGGCATACCCATGTGCATGCCGGGCGAACGGCTTGGTGGGCCGGAGAGTCCAGTCATCCGTCTCATTCTTGCGACGGAGGCATTCGGCAAGCGTTTCCCGGGCTTCGAGCGCGAGGTGCACGGCATCGAGGTCGACGGAGAAGGGAACTACTGGATGCGAGCGGTGGTAGAGACACCCGGCCAACACGTTACAGGCAATGGCAAATCGCATCCTCCCAGTGCAGCTCCTCCCGTGAAGAAGACGCGAAGGAGCCAGCCGCGTCGCACACAGGAGTAG